The Pelagibacterium halotolerans B2 genome has a segment encoding these proteins:
- a CDS encoding ABC transporter ATP-binding protein has protein sequence MSMIDVSGLELYLGAGPRRRKILDGIGFEVEDGQTFGLVGESGSGKSTVLRCIAGLYKHWDGAISVDGKSFAQTKRLEWCRKVQMVFQDPYGSLHPKRKIADILAEPLKVHGFSDINRRIGDALEQVGLGDQFRYRYPHQLSGGQRQRVAIARALILEPKILLLDEPTSALDVSIQAEILNLFMDLRERHKLTYLLVSHDLAVIDHMCSDFAVMEGGRIVEVLSRAALESGAAQSQYTRSLIAASAAYDRDLALAQAGA, from the coding sequence ATGAGCATGATCGATGTGAGCGGGCTCGAGCTTTATCTCGGCGCGGGGCCGCGGCGGCGCAAGATCCTGGACGGGATCGGGTTTGAGGTCGAGGACGGGCAGACCTTCGGGCTGGTCGGGGAATCGGGTTCGGGGAAATCGACGGTGCTGCGGTGTATCGCGGGGCTCTACAAACATTGGGACGGGGCGATTTCGGTCGATGGGAAAAGCTTTGCCCAGACCAAGCGGCTCGAATGGTGCCGCAAGGTGCAGATGGTGTTCCAGGACCCCTATGGCTCTCTCCATCCCAAGCGCAAGATCGCCGACATTCTGGCCGAACCGCTCAAGGTGCACGGGTTTTCCGATATCAACCGGCGGATCGGGGATGCGCTCGAACAGGTGGGGCTGGGCGACCAGTTCCGCTATCGCTATCCGCACCAGCTTTCGGGCGGGCAGCGACAGCGCGTGGCGATCGCGCGGGCGCTGATCCTGGAACCCAAAATCTTATTGCTCGACGAGCCGACATCGGCGCTGGACGTTTCGATCCAGGCTGAAATCCTCAATCTGTTCATGGATCTGCGCGAGCGGCACAAGCTCACCTATCTGCTGGTCAGCCACGACCTGGCGGTGATCGACCATATGTGCAGCGATTTCGCCGTCATGGAAGGCGGGCGGATCGTCGAGGTGCTTTCACGCGCGGCGCTGGAAAGCGGCGCGGCGCAGAGCCAGTACACCCGCTCGCTGATCGCGGCGAGCGCAGCTTACGACCGGGACCTGGCGCTGGCCCAGGCCGGAGCCTGA
- a CDS encoding ABC transporter ATP-binding protein yields MNDPILTVKNLNVGYFSARRELHAVRNVSFTLGREKVAIIGESGSGKSTVGRAIVRLLPEIAKISADEMQFEGQDMLALSEKRMQAIRGARISMILQDPKFSLNPVMSVGEQVAEAYLAHHRVGRAEAKKRAIAQLAAVKIRDPEHVYTLYPHEVSGGMGQRIMIAMMLIPDPAMIIADEPTSALDVTVRLQVLALLDDLVKERGIGLLFISHDLNLVQSFCDRVLIMYSGQVVEELAAADLGNARHPYTQGLLASLPRIGEHKGRLPVLDRQASWAEALGRQP; encoded by the coding sequence ATGAACGACCCCATCCTTACGGTCAAGAACCTCAATGTGGGCTATTTCTCGGCGCGGCGGGAGCTGCATGCGGTGCGCAATGTGAGCTTTACGCTGGGGCGCGAGAAGGTGGCGATCATCGGGGAATCGGGTTCGGGCAAATCGACGGTCGGGCGCGCCATCGTGCGGCTCCTGCCCGAGATCGCCAAGATTTCGGCCGACGAAATGCAGTTCGAGGGCCAGGACATGCTGGCGCTGTCGGAAAAGCGCATGCAGGCGATCAGGGGCGCGCGGATATCGATGATCCTGCAGGACCCCAAATTCTCGCTCAACCCGGTGATGAGCGTTGGCGAGCAGGTGGCCGAGGCCTATCTGGCCCATCACAGGGTGGGCAGGGCCGAGGCGAAAAAGCGGGCCATCGCGCAATTGGCGGCGGTCAAGATCCGCGATCCCGAACATGTCTATACGCTCTATCCGCACGAGGTGTCGGGCGGCATGGGCCAGCGCATCATGATCGCCATGATGCTCATTCCAGACCCGGCGATGATTATTGCCGACGAGCCGACCTCGGCGCTCGACGTCACGGTGCGGCTCCAGGTGCTGGCGCTGCTCGACGATCTGGTCAAGGAGCGCGGCATCGGGCTGTTGTTCATCAGTCACGATCTCAACCTCGTGCAGAGTTTTTGCGACCGGGTGCTCATCATGTATAGCGGGCAGGTGGTCGAGGAACTGGCGGCGGCCGATCTGGGCAATGCCAGACATCCCTATACGCAGGGGCTTTTGGCCTCGCTGCCGCGGATCGGGGAGCACAAGGGGCGGCTGCCGGTGCTCGACCGGCAGGCGAGCTGGGCCGAGGCGCTGGGGAGGCAGCCATGA